ACGGTCAGGTCGTCGCGCTGACCGAGCCAGCCCTCCAGCACGCGCTGCTGCAGCGGGGTGACGTCCTGATACTCGTCCACCACGAACGTCTGGTACTGCATGCGGAACTCCTCTGCCACCGCGGGGGCGTTCTCCAGGGCGCCGGCGACGTGCAGCAGCAGGTCGTCGAAGTCGAGCAGCATCCCCTCCGGGCTGGTCTTGGCCTCCTCGTAGAGGCGGTAGACGTGGGCCACCTTCGCCGGGTCCGCCGGCAGGGTGCGCTTGGTAGCAGCGACCTTCTCCGCGTAGTCGTCCGCGCCGATCACCGACGCTTTTGCCCACTCGATCTCGCTCAACAGGTCGCGCACCATTTCCTTGCCGGAGTCGAGACCCGCGGCGCGGGCGGCGCGGCCGACGAGGGGGAACTTGTTGTCCAGCAGCCGCCACGGCAAGTCCCCGGCAATTTGTGGCCAGAAGTAGCGCAGCTGACGCAGCGCCGCGGAGTGGAAGGTGCGCGCCTGCACACCACCGATGCCGAGAACGCGCAGGCGATCGCGCATCTCGCCCGCCGCGCGCTGGGTAAAGGTCACGGCGAGGACCTTCTGCGGCGACACGACGGACTGGTCGATGAGGTGCGCGATTCGGTAGGTAATCGTGCGGGTCTTGCCAGTGCCTGCGCCCGCTAAGATGCAGACCGGGCCGCGCGGGGCGGTCGCGGCGACGCGCTGGTCGTCGTCGAGAAGCGAAAGATCAATTGCCATTGACGCCCTCAGCCTTGCCCGGCAGGTCGCGGGTATGGCGCACGTAGAGGAGGCGATCGCCCGGCTCGACGGTTTCCGCCTCCGGCGAATCGATGCGGTAGAGCTCGCCGGAACGCACCACGCCCAGCACGATGTCGGCGAGGTGGCGCGGGTTTGCCCCGACCTCGTCGTCGCCAATCGGGCGCTCCGCCACCGCGAAGCCGTCGTCCGGGCTGAGCAGGTCCTCCACCATGGCCACCACCGGCGGGGTGACCGTCGCGATGCCAAGCAGACGGCCGGCGGTTTCGGAAGACACCACGACCGAGTCCGCACCGGACTGCATCAACAGGTGCTGGTTTTCGCTCTCGCGTACCGACGCCACAATCATCGCGCTCGGGGCAAGCTCGCGCACCGACAGGGTGATCAGCACGGCGGTGTCGTCGCTAGACGGGGCGACCACGACGGAGCGCGCCCGGGTCACACCGGCGACCTTAAGCACGTCAGACTTCGTCGCGTTTCCGTGCACGGTGACCAGGCCGCGCTTCTCGGCGCGCGTGAGCACCGCCGCGTCCTTATCGACGACGACGATGTTGGACGCCGAGGCGCCGTCGGCAAGCAAAGCGTCAATGGCGGAGCGGCCCTTGGTGCCGTAGCCGAGCACGATGGTGTGGTTGCGCACAGTTTTCCTCCACTGCTGGATCTGAAGGGTTTTGCGGGAATCCTCGGTGAGGACCGACAACGTGGTGCCGACGAGCAACAATAGGAACGCGATGCGCAGCGGCGTGATCACGAAGATGTTCATCAGTCGCGCGCCCTGCGTCACAGGTGTGATGTCGCCGTAGCCGGTTGTCGACAGCGACACCGCCGAATAATAAAGGGCGTCGATAAACGTGAGCGGCTCGGAATAGCCATCGCGGTCGACGTACACGATGACGGAAACGACGACCATCAAGATTGAGGCATAAAGGAAGCGACGCAGGATGATCGCCCAGGGGGTCGCCTGCTCCGCAGTGGGGATGGTGACGACGTCGAGCAGCGTGTGCACGGGCATGCTGCTGACGTCGGCGTCGGCCTGAAACCGGTCGCGCCACGTCACCCCCATGGGGTTCCTGCGGAGTCTCACTGCTGTTTACTCCCTTTCCTCAGCTGAATCTGAGAGGAACTTTATCCCCTCCGCCGAGGATTGCCGAAGCAGCTGCTCCAACTGATTCGAACCCGGCAGGTCGGAGGGCTCGTAGTCCTCCCCCGTACGCACGTAGAAGAACACCGCGCGCACATCCCGGCCGTCGCCCGCTATTCGACGCCACGCCTCGCGGTACACCGCAAGCTGCAGCATCGCGCTTTTCATCTGCGCGGGCGCGGGCTTTGTACCCGTCTTCCAATCGACCACCGTCCACCCGTTGTCGTCTACAAACACCGCGTCCATGCGGCCGCGCACGACCGACTCGCCCAGCGCGAGCTCGAAGGGGTGCTCCACGAAAGCGGGGGTGCGCTGCGCCCAGTGGCTGCTCTCGAAGTTGCTCTTGAGCTGCTCAAGCGTGCCCGTATCCACCTCGGACTCATCGGCTCCGGGCAGCTCATCTTCTGTGAGCAGGGGGCGCGCGCCGTAGAACTCCTCCAGCCATTCGTGGAACGCGGTGCCGCGCTTGGCGTAGGTGTTGGGCTTGAACGGGACGGGTCGGCGGGCCCGGCGGGCGAACTGCTCCGGGTCGGCGCTGAGCGCCACCACGTCGGAGGCGGTGAGCTCGCCCGGCAACATGACGGGCACTTCCCCGCTGGCCGCGGCAACGTGTTCCTCGATGAGGGCGCTCGTGTCGCGCTCCCAGAGGCCGTAGAGCTCGCCCGCGCTGAGCTCGGGCAGGTTCTCGCGCGCCTGCGCGACCAGCGCGGCGGCCTCGGCATCGCCCGGCTCGACGCGCAGGTGGGGCCACAACCCGGTGCGCTCCGGCGCGGCATTTTCATGCTCTTCGACTTGTTCGTCGTCTCTTGCAGAGTGGCCGTCGTACCAGTGAACGACGCTGGTTTCGGGCACGAGGTCACGGATAGCGGCGAAGTGCTTGTAGGGCTCGGCGACCTTCTTGCGGCCATGCTTTACCGCCGAGCCGGTGACGATGAGCTTGCGCGCCGAACGGGTCACCGCCACGTAGAACAGCCGCGCAGACTCTTCCTCCAACTTGGTGCGCACCGACTCGCAGTAGGCGTTGGCGGCTTTGGCGAACTGCGTGCGCGTCTCGGCGTCGTCAAAGGCGTCGAAATCCTCGTCGGGCACGATCTGGGCTTGAGTGAGGAAGGTCGAGACGATCGGTTTGTAAGTTTCCGCGTCCGCCCGGACCACGGCGACCGTGTCCCACTCCAGTCCCTTCGCCTTGTGGGCGGTGAGGATCTGGACGCGGTCGGTGCGCACCGGCACAGTGCCCGGGGTCAGCCCGCCCTCGTGCTCACGGGCGAGCTCGAAGTAGTCCAGCAGCGCCGTCAGGCTCGTTCCGGGGTACGAGGCGACCTCTTCCAGCAGACGGTCGAGGTGGACGGTGCCCGTCGTCGAGGGGCGCGCCAGCGCCTCCGTGCGGATTCCGAATACCGAGATGATGTCGGCGAAGACATCGGGCAGGCGCTTGCCGAGCGCGTGCGTGCGCAACCAGCGCAGCTTCGAGGCCAGCGACTTGATGCGCTGCAGGCCCTCGGGGGTGTAGCGCTCGGTTTCGCCCAAGTCCGCGACCGCGTCGGTCAGCCCCGCCGGGGTGTCGGCGCCGGCGGTGATGCGCTGGGCTTCCGCCACAGATTCCTGCAGCTGCGCCTCAAACCGGCTGGTGGGGTCGGCGGCTTCATCCAGCTGTACTGCGGTGGGCGTCACCCCGCGCAGGTTAGCGGCGCGGCGCGAGAGCGCATCGAGGTCGGCCAGACCCAGCCCGACGGCGGGGCCAGCCAGGATGCGCAGTGCGGCGGCGGAGTCTCCGGGGCGCACCAGCATCGCCGCGATGGCGATGGCGTCGGCGACCTCGGGGACGTCGAGCAGCCCGGCGAGCCCGACTATTTCGAAGGGCACGCCGCGCTCGTCGAGCGCCTCCGCGACCTCGGGCGAGGTCTTGTTCGCGCGGACCAACACGGCCGCGTTGAACGGCTCACCCGCGGCCCGGGCAGCCTCGTACTGGGCCGCAAGAGTGTCGGCGACGAAGTCGAGCTCCTCATCCTCGTACTCGAAGAACCCCAGCTCAACCTCGCCTGCGCCCGCGCCAGGGCGGGGCTCGAGCGCGGCGACGACGCGGTCACTGCCGGTGCCCAGCAGAGAGTCGGAGACGCAGTTAGCCAGGGTGAGCACCTCTGCCGGGTTGCGCCACGACGTGGTCAGCTGCTTCGTGG
Above is a window of Corynebacterium sanguinis DNA encoding:
- a CDS encoding ATP-dependent helicase translates to MSPTVLSKYLGQAYPPTEQQADIIGADPGPLLVVAGAGAGKTETMAARVVWLVANGYARPEEVLGLTFTRKAAQELSKRIRDRLGVLAANDALLRRLDPSGELADTLRVIAPTVATYDSYAGDLVREYGLLVPVEPDARLITAAELHAIAHEVVLGYRGTLVAESGKNPSVATVVKNVLGLVTSMGNSLMQPEFIAEHAHDFLAETESLPGRGNPPTFTGKMTGWRDTQELRRAYLPLVEELNAQLRERGLVTFNEQMSVAARLAHDHEFVGASQSQRYRVVMLDEYQDTSHAQRVLLRSLFGQGPDDDSRRHPLTVTAVGDPMQAIYGWRGATAANLAAFVEDFPEPTGALAPTKQLTTSWRNPAEVLTLANCVSDSLLGTGSDRVVAALEPRPGAGAGEVELGFFEYEDEELDFVADTLAAQYEAARAAGEPFNAAVLVRANKTSPEVAEALDERGVPFEIVGLAGLLDVPEVADAIAIAAMLVRPGDSAAALRILAGPAVGLGLADLDALSRRAANLRGVTPTAVQLDEAADPTSRFEAQLQESVAEAQRITAGADTPAGLTDAVADLGETERYTPEGLQRIKSLASKLRWLRTHALGKRLPDVFADIISVFGIRTEALARPSTTGTVHLDRLLEEVASYPGTSLTALLDYFELAREHEGGLTPGTVPVRTDRVQILTAHKAKGLEWDTVAVVRADAETYKPIVSTFLTQAQIVPDEDFDAFDDAETRTQFAKAANAYCESVRTKLEEESARLFYVAVTRSARKLIVTGSAVKHGRKKVAEPYKHFAAIRDLVPETSVVHWYDGHSARDDEQVEEHENAAPERTGLWPHLRVEPGDAEAAALVAQARENLPELSAGELYGLWERDTSALIEEHVAAASGEVPVMLPGELTASDVVALSADPEQFARRARRPVPFKPNTYAKRGTAFHEWLEEFYGARPLLTEDELPGADESEVDTGTLEQLKSNFESSHWAQRTPAFVEHPFELALGESVVRGRMDAVFVDDNGWTVVDWKTGTKPAPAQMKSAMLQLAVYREAWRRIAGDGRDVRAVFFYVRTGEDYEPSDLPGSNQLEQLLRQSSAEGIKFLSDSAEERE
- a CDS encoding potassium channel family protein, which produces MGVTWRDRFQADADVSSMPVHTLLDVVTIPTAEQATPWAIILRRFLYASILMVVVSVIVYVDRDGYSEPLTFIDALYYSAVSLSTTGYGDITPVTQGARLMNIFVITPLRIAFLLLLVGTTLSVLTEDSRKTLQIQQWRKTVRNHTIVLGYGTKGRSAIDALLADGASASNIVVVDKDAAVLTRAEKRGLVTVHGNATKSDVLKVAGVTRARSVVVAPSSDDTAVLITLSVRELAPSAMIVASVRESENQHLLMQSGADSVVVSSETAGRLLGIATVTPPVVAMVEDLLSPDDGFAVAERPIGDDEVGANPRHLADIVLGVVRSGELYRIDSPEAETVEPGDRLLYVRHTRDLPGKAEGVNGN